A genomic stretch from Pararhizobium sp. IMCC21322 includes:
- a CDS encoding glucose-6-phosphate isomerase gives MYIEPTTHTVDSMTGSLSNSTGRYQKKISDLKGIYADNVTFSRMCADDPDRIVYEVCEVRPQAESGDLIFGTTHMEPGIVGNEFFVTRGHIHARANRPETYYGESGNGLMLLESPHGDIRIMEVKPKTLIYVPPMWIHRSVNVCNTPLVMSFCYPVDSGQDYEIIAQSGGMAVRIVADGSGWKAIDNTDYKPRTEEQIETIHATRD, from the coding sequence ATGTACATTGAACCAACCACTCACACCGTCGACAGCATGACGGGGAGCCTGTCCAATTCAACAGGGCGATATCAAAAGAAAATATCTGATCTCAAAGGGATATATGCGGACAATGTTACGTTCTCACGCATGTGTGCCGATGATCCGGACAGGATTGTTTATGAGGTTTGCGAAGTGCGCCCGCAAGCTGAGTCAGGCGATCTGATTTTCGGAACGACCCACATGGAGCCCGGAATAGTTGGCAATGAGTTCTTCGTCACAAGAGGACACATCCACGCGCGCGCAAATCGGCCAGAAACCTATTACGGTGAAAGTGGGAATGGGCTCATGCTGTTGGAATCGCCACACGGCGACATTCGGATTATGGAAGTCAAACCAAAGACCCTCATTTATGTTCCACCCATGTGGATTCATCGCTCAGTCAATGTTTGCAATACGCCATTGGTCATGAGCTTTTGTTACCCGGTTGATTCTGGGCAGGATTACGAAATTATCGCGCAGTCCGGAGGCATGGCTGTCCGTATCGTCGCGGATGGAAGCGGATGGAAGGCGATTGACAACACAGACTACAAGCCGCGCACTGAAGAACAAATTGAGACAATCCACGCGACCCGGGACTGA
- a CDS encoding shikimate dehydrogenase yields the protein MSYTPAEIPTFYFIGVTTQFSSIMKVFPKWAAHLGLGEVEIKGIDFPPHDKPQNYRDAVAFIKSDPLSLGALVTTHKLDLYAACKDMFDNVDNHADLMAETSCLSKLNDKLICHAKDPISSGLSLDGFLAENHFSKTGAEVFSMGAGGSTIALTWHLTQPSRGADRPSRIVISNRSQPRVDHVRSIHEQLGHGIPVEYVLATSPDHNDEILHGLKPGSLVINATGLGKDAPGSPLSNAARFPENSIVWDLNYRGELVFLDQARAQASANQISIEDGWSYFIHGWTQVIGEVFHISIPTSGPEFDKIAEIASAASGR from the coding sequence ATGAGCTACACACCCGCAGAGATCCCAACTTTCTATTTTATCGGAGTCACAACGCAGTTCTCATCAATCATGAAGGTCTTTCCGAAATGGGCTGCCCATCTGGGTCTGGGTGAAGTGGAAATCAAAGGCATCGATTTCCCACCTCATGACAAACCACAAAACTACAGAGATGCAGTCGCGTTCATTAAATCCGACCCGCTCTCTTTGGGAGCGCTTGTGACAACTCACAAACTTGATCTGTATGCTGCGTGCAAGGACATGTTCGACAATGTCGATAATCATGCTGATCTGATGGCAGAAACAAGCTGTCTTTCAAAATTGAATGACAAGTTGATCTGTCACGCGAAAGATCCCATTTCGTCCGGCCTGTCTCTTGATGGCTTCCTTGCCGAAAATCATTTTTCCAAAACGGGCGCAGAGGTTTTTTCGATGGGGGCAGGCGGCTCTACCATCGCTTTGACATGGCATCTTACGCAGCCTTCCAGAGGAGCTGACCGGCCGTCCCGGATTGTGATTTCAAACAGGTCGCAACCGAGAGTGGATCACGTTCGTAGTATTCATGAACAACTGGGACACGGCATTCCTGTTGAATATGTTTTGGCGACAAGTCCGGACCATAATGATGAAATTCTGCACGGTTTAAAGCCTGGAAGTCTGGTGATCAATGCGACAGGCCTTGGGAAAGACGCCCCCGGCTCACCTTTATCCAATGCTGCTCGGTTTCCCGAAAACTCCATTGTTTGGGATCTCAACTACCGTGGCGAATTGGTGTTTCTGGATCAGGCACGAGCCCAAGCATCCGCAAATCAAATATCAATTGAAGATGGGTGGTCGTATTTCATTCACGGGTGGACACAGGTCATTGGTGAAGTTTTTCATATTTCGATACCGACGTCAGGGCCTGAGTTTGATAAAATCGCTGAAATTGCCTCTGCAGCCAGTGGACGGTAG
- a CDS encoding MBL fold metallo-hydrolase: MRIEENICWPSPGSAGLVWLGQAGFWIETGQHRILVDPYLSDSLAQKYKGEPNEHQRMMPPPCRIEDVPRPDIILITHAHTDHMDPDTLAPLCTRYPDVPFVVPISRFEEAQSRIGKSAKLIGVDADETITPIDGLTLTVFPAAHEERTYDDNGRDVFLGFGIESDGLKILHPGDTIPFPGLFERISKFAPDIALLPVNGRDKTRLAQGIPGNMSLAEAIELGRNIAVIIPHHWGMFSFNTIDPELIVVAANECTTLQIVLPVCGKLLRIHPADAENRLRVSMEVSRSKT; this comes from the coding sequence ATGCGGATTGAGGAGAATATCTGCTGGCCAAGTCCCGGCTCTGCCGGGCTTGTCTGGCTTGGCCAGGCAGGATTCTGGATTGAAACAGGTCAGCACAGAATCCTGGTCGATCCCTATTTATCCGACAGCCTGGCACAAAAATACAAAGGGGAGCCAAATGAGCATCAACGGATGATGCCACCCCCGTGCAGAATTGAGGACGTACCGCGCCCGGATATCATCCTGATTACACATGCACATACAGATCACATGGATCCCGACACGCTGGCACCCCTATGCACACGATACCCTGACGTCCCATTTGTTGTGCCGATATCCAGGTTTGAAGAAGCACAAAGTCGGATCGGGAAGAGCGCGAAACTTATTGGCGTTGATGCAGATGAAACGATCACACCCATTGACGGACTGACCCTAACTGTCTTTCCCGCAGCCCACGAAGAACGCACATATGACGATAACGGGCGCGATGTCTTTTTGGGTTTCGGGATTGAATCAGATGGTCTCAAGATACTTCATCCAGGCGATACCATTCCATTTCCGGGACTTTTCGAACGGATCAGCAAGTTTGCGCCAGATATCGCCCTGCTTCCTGTCAATGGCCGGGACAAGACAAGGTTGGCGCAAGGAATTCCCGGCAATATGAGCCTTGCGGAAGCAATTGAGCTTGGTCGGAACATAGCGGTCATCATCCCACACCACTGGGGTATGTTTTCCTTCAACACCATTGATCCGGAATTGATCGTAGTGGCAGCAAATGAATGCACAACGTTACAGATTGTGCTTCCGGTTTGTGGCAAGTTGCTGCGCATACACCCGGCAGATGCAGAGAACCGGCTCAGGGTCTCCATGGAGGTTTCCAGGAGCAAGACGTGA
- a CDS encoding SIS domain-containing protein: MISGSPNLLEHISRSLDRLRKSDRKVAAKILEDPNSATELKLADLAKLADVSEPTVIRFCNAIGCDGFQDMKIKLARSLAFGLSTSQAEISDDDDVETVVGKIFDFNLTSLDWVRSRLDLKALDAAVDILHNAKNIHFIGLGASSIVAMDAQQKFPLFGVPCSAIVDAHQMLIAASMMRDGDVLVAISNSGSTKEVAQTMRAASAHGAKTIGITGSNSPLLRFCNVGLLVETLENTDQYTPQISRVAALVIVDILSTIVALKKSPDHRLRIADMKRFLADVRSTDTL; this comes from the coding sequence TTGATTAGTGGTTCGCCAAACCTTCTGGAACACATCTCCCGCTCATTGGATAGACTTCGCAAATCGGACCGGAAAGTTGCGGCAAAAATTCTGGAAGATCCGAACAGCGCGACTGAGTTGAAACTCGCTGATCTGGCGAAATTGGCTGACGTCAGCGAGCCCACCGTGATACGGTTCTGCAATGCCATCGGATGTGATGGATTTCAGGATATGAAAATCAAGCTGGCGCGATCTCTGGCTTTTGGTTTGTCCACGTCACAAGCTGAGATCTCTGATGATGACGATGTTGAAACGGTCGTGGGAAAGATCTTTGATTTCAATCTCACGAGTTTGGATTGGGTGCGCAGCAGGCTGGATCTGAAGGCGTTGGATGCAGCTGTGGACATTCTCCACAATGCAAAAAACATACACTTTATAGGTTTGGGCGCGTCCTCCATCGTCGCTATGGATGCCCAGCAGAAATTCCCTCTTTTTGGCGTTCCGTGCAGTGCAATAGTCGATGCACATCAGATGCTGATAGCCGCTTCCATGATGAGGGACGGCGATGTTTTGGTTGCCATATCAAACTCTGGCTCAACCAAAGAGGTCGCTCAAACCATGCGGGCGGCCAGCGCACACGGTGCAAAGACAATTGGAATTACCGGATCGAACAGCCCATTGCTGCGATTTTGTAATGTCGGATTACTTGTCGAAACACTCGAAAACACAGATCAGTACACACCGCAAATTTCGCGCGTGGCTGCCTTGGTCATTGTCGATATTCTATCAACGATTGTTGCGCTCAAGAAGTCGCCCGATCACAGGCTGCGCATAGCCGACATGAAGCGGTTTCTCGCTGATGTCCGATCAACCGACACTTTGTAA
- a CDS encoding inositol monophosphatase family protein, whose translation MTQTSVQDNATIVETLAREAGAIAMSHFETLATVPVESKGHLDLVTAADQEVERFLTERLGQAFPDDGIFGEEGAARQGTTGRVWVVDPIDGTFNFVRGGDQWAVSIGLYENYCPTFGVIHVPVRSQTLIGGVGYPSTLNGAVMEQRAGLNEHRAACGVGFHPTIAVEQRLQTLRYVLEDARMSFRCCGSATVSLIEVALGQVDGYLGIGESTWDLMAALPILEQIGIHSTVDWTKTDLTSKLRFACGTPEFLQSVSTIVPYGTTLE comes from the coding sequence TTGACCCAAACTTCTGTGCAAGATAACGCCACGATCGTTGAAACTCTGGCTCGCGAGGCGGGGGCCATTGCAATGTCCCATTTCGAGACACTGGCAACGGTACCCGTTGAATCCAAGGGCCATCTCGACCTGGTAACCGCTGCAGACCAGGAGGTAGAACGCTTTTTGACCGAGCGTCTTGGGCAGGCTTTCCCCGACGATGGCATATTCGGCGAAGAGGGAGCCGCGCGTCAGGGCACAACGGGCCGCGTCTGGGTGGTAGATCCCATTGATGGCACATTCAACTTTGTTCGCGGAGGCGATCAGTGGGCCGTTTCTATTGGTCTTTATGAGAATTATTGCCCCACCTTCGGCGTCATACACGTGCCTGTTCGGTCTCAGACATTGATTGGCGGCGTTGGATACCCCAGCACGCTCAACGGTGCCGTGATGGAGCAGCGAGCCGGGCTGAACGAACACCGCGCTGCATGTGGCGTTGGCTTTCATCCGACGATTGCAGTTGAACAACGGCTGCAAACACTCCGTTATGTGCTGGAAGACGCGCGCATGTCGTTCCGTTGCTGTGGCTCGGCCACTGTGTCGTTGATTGAGGTGGCGCTTGGGCAGGTCGACGGGTATCTCGGCATTGGCGAGTCGACCTGGGATTTGATGGCGGCTTTGCCGATTCTTGAGCAAATTGGCATTCACAGCACTGTTGACTGGACCAAGACAGATCTGACATCCAAGCTTCGTTTTGCCTGTGGCACGCCCGAATTTCTTCAGTCCGTTTCCACTATCGTGCCATATGGAACAACTCTCGAATAA
- a CDS encoding metallophosphoesterase produces the protein MLIAHISDFHVFANAAETTVVRADAADAARKVIADIAAFTPKIEAIMFTGDLTDGGSSEDYALLADILAPIDVPMFVVPGNHDKRAGLRAMFKDKLPFEPGPFLNYEARFKDIRILALDTLLDGQVQGALSPTQLSWLEGRLAAPSSELTLILMHHPAFPSTMVPLDHMALQDGRDAFERMVVAHQGPIRILSGHIHRPFQTLWNGIFCAVSGGPAFQHALTLDPAEPEPTTVNEPYAYFIHRISDEKNVSIHTRYVEL, from the coding sequence ATGCTCATCGCACATATCTCGGATTTCCATGTCTTCGCGAATGCTGCGGAAACAACAGTCGTTCGCGCGGATGCGGCTGATGCCGCGCGCAAGGTCATCGCTGATATTGCTGCGTTCACGCCGAAGATCGAGGCAATCATGTTCACGGGCGACCTGACTGATGGCGGGTCCAGTGAAGATTATGCGCTTTTGGCCGACATTCTGGCGCCGATCGATGTTCCGATGTTCGTTGTTCCTGGCAACCACGACAAACGCGCTGGCCTTCGCGCCATGTTCAAGGACAAGCTGCCCTTTGAACCGGGCCCCTTTCTGAACTACGAAGCCCGCTTCAAAGACATTCGTATCCTCGCCCTCGATACGCTGTTGGACGGCCAGGTCCAGGGCGCGCTCAGTCCGACACAGCTTTCCTGGCTTGAGGGAAGACTGGCTGCACCCTCTAGTGAACTGACTCTGATTTTGATGCACCACCCCGCATTTCCTTCAACCATGGTTCCGCTTGATCACATGGCCTTGCAGGACGGGCGCGACGCGTTTGAACGCATGGTCGTGGCCCATCAAGGGCCAATTCGCATCCTTTCAGGGCATATTCATCGACCGTTTCAAACGCTGTGGAATGGCATTTTCTGCGCGGTTAGTGGTGGCCCTGCTTTCCAGCACGCGTTGACGCTTGATCCTGCCGAGCCCGAGCCCACAACAGTAAACGAGCCCTACGCCTACTTCATTCATCGGATATCGGATGAAAAAAACGTTTCCATTCACACAAGGTATGTTGAACTTTGA
- a CDS encoding carbohydrate ABC transporter permease gives MSNGLNKILLSTFAAVIAALWALPFIYSVWTAFHDEKYSANFQWDAPWTIANFLEAWQAAPFSVYFFNTLILITIILIANLVLCTLVAYAFVRYKFRWAGFLFALIMVQLLISPEILIVENYLTLSRVGLTDTIIGIALPYLTSAFGIFLLRQTFLTVPKSLDEAAQIEGAGAWRVLWNIYVPLAWPIYLAYSLVSISFHWNNFLWPLIVTNSPEVRPLTVGLSVFATVDSGVEWSLVNAATLMTTAPLIIAFIIFQRQFVANFMRAGIK, from the coding sequence ATGAGCAATGGTTTGAACAAAATCCTGCTGTCGACATTTGCGGCAGTCATCGCTGCGCTCTGGGCGCTGCCTTTCATTTATTCTGTCTGGACAGCGTTTCATGATGAAAAATACTCAGCTAATTTTCAGTGGGATGCGCCATGGACCATCGCGAATTTCCTGGAGGCCTGGCAGGCAGCACCTTTTTCAGTATATTTCTTCAATACGCTGATCCTGATCACCATCATTCTTATCGCCAATCTGGTTCTGTGTACGCTCGTCGCGTACGCCTTCGTGCGCTATAAATTCAGATGGGCTGGCTTTCTGTTTGCCCTGATCATGGTTCAGCTGCTGATCTCACCTGAAATCCTGATCGTCGAAAACTATCTGACATTGTCGCGCGTCGGACTGACCGACACAATCATCGGTATCGCCCTGCCCTACTTGACGTCAGCGTTCGGCATATTTCTGCTGCGACAAACGTTTCTCACCGTGCCGAAATCTCTGGACGAAGCTGCCCAGATCGAAGGCGCTGGAGCCTGGCGAGTGCTGTGGAATATCTACGTTCCCTTGGCCTGGCCAATTTATCTTGCCTATTCTCTGGTTTCGATCAGTTTTCACTGGAACAATTTTCTCTGGCCGCTGATTGTCACGAATTCGCCCGAAGTGCGGCCTCTGACGGTCGGACTGAGCGTTTTCGCGACCGTGGATAGTGGTGTCGAATGGTCACTGGTCAATGCGGCCACGCTTATGACGACCGCGCCATTGATCATTGCGTTCATAATCTTCCAACGCCAATTCGTGGCTAATTTCATGCGTGCAGGCATCAAATAG
- a CDS encoding carbohydrate ABC transporter permease translates to MNKRLPIGLAIIMLGVPCSLLVAFTHYPAIQALINSFWNNASSRRPSRFVGAENYQALFEDDRLAQVLVNSTIYALGTIPLAIGLAIGMALLVNSRLPGTTLMRLSFFMPTMLPMIAVANIWLFFYAPGIGLASQILGIFGLPSINFLGSTETSLASMMFVAVWKEAGLFMIFYLAALQSVPTNLKDAAKLEGAGSVRIFIDVVLPLLRPTTIFVAVNALINAFRLVDHVIVMTEGGPNNSSALLLYYIYEVTFRQRDFAYGATLTVLMVIMLGILAIFQFWVLNRKAHYQ, encoded by the coding sequence ATGAATAAACGACTGCCCATAGGGCTGGCAATCATCATGCTGGGCGTTCCGTGCTCCCTGCTGGTGGCGTTCACGCATTATCCCGCCATTCAGGCCCTGATCAATTCATTTTGGAACAACGCCAGTTCGCGCCGTCCGTCGCGTTTCGTCGGGGCTGAGAACTATCAGGCACTTTTTGAAGACGACAGGCTTGCACAAGTGCTTGTGAACAGCACGATCTATGCGCTGGGAACGATACCGCTGGCAATTGGCTTGGCGATCGGGATGGCGTTGCTGGTAAATTCAAGGCTCCCCGGTACAACACTGATGCGCTTGTCATTCTTCATGCCAACCATGTTGCCAATGATTGCTGTCGCAAACATCTGGCTGTTCTTCTACGCGCCGGGTATCGGGCTTGCATCCCAGATACTGGGTATCTTCGGATTGCCGTCTATCAATTTTCTCGGCAGCACCGAAACGTCTTTGGCCTCGATGATGTTTGTGGCTGTCTGGAAAGAGGCAGGCCTGTTCATGATATTCTATCTGGCAGCTTTGCAGTCAGTACCCACAAACCTGAAGGACGCGGCAAAACTTGAAGGCGCTGGTTCCGTCCGGATTTTCATAGATGTTGTCCTGCCTCTGCTCCGCCCTACAACGATTTTCGTAGCGGTCAATGCGCTCATCAATGCCTTCCGTCTTGTCGACCACGTCATTGTCATGACAGAGGGCGGCCCCAACAACTCAAGCGCGCTGCTGCTCTACTACATTTACGAAGTCACATTCCGCCAAAGAGACTTTGCTTATGGCGCCACTTTGACGGTGTTGATGGTCATCATGCTTGGAATTCTAGCTATCTTCCAATTCTGGGTTTTGAACAGGAAGGCGCATTATCAATGA
- a CDS encoding ABC transporter substrate-binding protein: protein MKLRNSHAITFGIAGLMGVSSTALFAADLEFYFPVGVNAPAVATIQELTDEWAAKNPQHTVKAVYAGNYEETTTKALTAANAGQPPQVAVLLSIDLFTLIEEDVILPISDVATSDADKEWMAGFYPGFMKDAQFEGKTYAIPFQRSTPVFYYNKDAFREAGLDPEAPPATWDEMIEAGKALTVKDDNGNVTRWGTRIPTLGLGGAWLFGGLVVSKGDVLTTETGTEARINTPATVASLEFLLELAKQEVMAPGGITWGDTPKAFLEGQTASMWTSTGNLAFIEENAEFDWGVGFLPGGDGPGAPIGGGNFYIFKETTDEEREAAMDFIRFMTSPESAARWSIATGYVAPRPDTWETPAMKAYTERLPQALVALDQLAYAEREFATFQRAKVTQYLVDAIESAVTGNAEPAAALAEAQEGADKVLGEYQ, encoded by the coding sequence ATGAAACTCCGGAATTCCCATGCAATAACGTTCGGCATCGCTGGCCTTATGGGGGTTAGCTCTACAGCTCTTTTTGCAGCCGATCTTGAATTCTACTTTCCAGTTGGCGTAAACGCGCCTGCGGTTGCAACCATTCAGGAATTGACCGACGAATGGGCAGCGAAGAATCCCCAGCACACAGTGAAGGCGGTTTACGCGGGCAATTATGAAGAGACGACGACCAAAGCATTGACCGCCGCAAATGCAGGACAACCGCCACAGGTTGCCGTATTGCTTTCCATCGATCTTTTCACGCTGATCGAAGAGGATGTGATCCTTCCAATTTCCGATGTTGCGACGTCGGACGCAGACAAGGAATGGATGGCCGGTTTCTACCCGGGTTTCATGAAGGATGCCCAGTTCGAGGGCAAGACCTACGCAATCCCGTTTCAGCGCTCAACACCCGTGTTTTACTATAATAAAGATGCGTTCCGCGAAGCCGGTCTGGACCCCGAGGCACCGCCTGCCACATGGGATGAGATGATTGAGGCTGGCAAGGCACTGACAGTCAAGGACGACAACGGAAACGTGACCCGCTGGGGCACACGCATTCCAACGTTGGGTCTTGGTGGCGCATGGCTCTTTGGCGGTTTGGTAGTATCCAAAGGTGATGTTCTGACGACAGAGACAGGAACAGAAGCCCGCATCAACACACCTGCAACAGTCGCTTCGCTGGAATTCCTGCTGGAGTTGGCGAAGCAGGAAGTCATGGCACCGGGCGGCATCACCTGGGGTGACACACCAAAAGCGTTCCTCGAAGGGCAGACGGCCTCCATGTGGACGTCGACCGGTAATTTGGCCTTCATTGAGGAAAACGCTGAGTTTGACTGGGGTGTTGGCTTTCTTCCAGGTGGAGATGGGCCCGGCGCACCAATCGGCGGCGGTAATTTTTACATCTTCAAGGAAACAACAGATGAGGAGCGCGAAGCGGCAATGGACTTTATCCGTTTCATGACATCGCCCGAAAGTGCAGCTCGCTGGAGCATCGCAACTGGCTATGTAGCCCCGCGTCCTGACACTTGGGAAACGCCAGCGATGAAGGCATACACCGAACGCTTGCCACAGGCGCTGGTCGCGTTGGACCAACTTGCATATGCCGAACGTGAGTTCGCAACCTTCCAGCGCGCCAAGGTGACGCAATATCTGGTCGACGCAATCGAGAGTGCCGTCACTGGCAACGCTGAACCAGCGGCCGCTCTGGCAGAGGCTCAAGAGGGCGCCGACAAGGTGCTTGGCGAATATCAGTAA
- a CDS encoding ABC transporter ATP-binding protein, translated as MTNTGVSLNVQNLRKHWGHIEVLTGIDFQIAPGGFLTLLGPSGCGKSTALRLISGLDEMSDGKILIDGKDVSRLPADQRNIGMVFQNYALFPHMTVADNIAYGLKVRKVAKQVREKSVDRVADLMALGPLLDRKPAQLSGGQQQRVALARVLVSERPLVLMDEPLSNLDAKLRTEIRSEIRALNKELGITIVYVTHDQSEALSMSDTVVLMNSGRAEQIGTPKELYDNPASVFAAGFIGTPPMNLLKAPDVTMPPEFVTTTSANPSDFLIGVRPESLIFPGQDLDFSATCRVASVEYEGSVFLVHLVSPSGSKFILSHTGEDVPAQGTEIVVGWDRSATHLFSKSTGRRVPFET; from the coding sequence ATGACAAACACCGGCGTTTCATTGAATGTCCAGAATTTGCGGAAGCACTGGGGCCACATCGAAGTTCTTACGGGCATCGATTTTCAGATTGCACCAGGTGGGTTCCTGACTCTCCTCGGCCCGTCAGGGTGCGGCAAAAGCACAGCATTGCGATTGATTTCCGGTCTTGATGAGATGAGCGATGGCAAAATCCTGATCGACGGGAAAGACGTATCGCGCCTTCCGGCAGATCAACGAAACATCGGAATGGTCTTTCAGAACTACGCGTTATTTCCGCATATGACCGTGGCCGATAACATCGCCTACGGTCTCAAAGTTCGAAAGGTCGCGAAGCAGGTCCGAGAAAAGTCGGTTGATCGCGTGGCCGACCTTATGGCGCTTGGCCCGCTTCTGGACCGCAAGCCGGCACAGCTCTCTGGAGGCCAACAGCAGCGAGTTGCGCTTGCGCGCGTTCTGGTTTCAGAACGCCCCCTGGTGCTCATGGACGAGCCACTTTCGAACCTGGATGCAAAGCTGCGTACGGAAATTCGTAGCGAGATCAGGGCGCTGAACAAGGAACTGGGGATCACAATTGTCTATGTGACCCACGATCAAAGCGAAGCATTGTCGATGTCCGATACCGTGGTCTTGATGAATTCAGGACGGGCGGAACAAATTGGCACGCCAAAAGAGCTTTATGACAATCCTGCCTCGGTTTTTGCCGCCGGTTTCATCGGAACGCCGCCGATGAACCTGTTAAAGGCGCCAGACGTCACTATGCCCCCAGAATTTGTGACAACAACCTCTGCAAATCCATCCGACTTTCTTATCGGTGTGCGGCCGGAGAGCCTGATTTTTCCGGGACAGGACCTGGACTTTTCTGCCACCTGCCGGGTCGCAAGCGTTGAATATGAAGGCAGCGTGTTCCTTGTCCATCTGGTTTCACCATCCGGGTCAAAGTTCATTTTATCACATACAGGCGAAGACGTGCCGGCACAGGGCACAGAAATCGTTGTGGGTTGGGACAGATCGGCAACGCATCTGTTTTCAAAATCTACCGGGAGACGTGTCCCGTTCGAAACATAA
- a CDS encoding DeoR/GlpR family DNA-binding transcription regulator produces MSEHLDLAAVRRQKIAVVVRARGSMGIRDLSDQFGVSEATIRRDLKALDDGGVVVRTHGGVLVNSNVMVDLPNEERKSVGAEEKRRIGAAAIEMLSGDEVVFLDAGTTAHAVAAHAHKKPGCNYVTTSLGVANQLQAQGISNFYMIGGAYQPVNDSFTGTLAISALRGLSFDIAFLCCSAVDVHKSSISVASEAYSQVQKEVILNSRRRFVVADSSKFKSNAFMRTARFDEISGIITNVELDEATAAQVTQANLELLLV; encoded by the coding sequence ATGTCTGAACATCTAGATTTAGCAGCGGTCCGGAGGCAGAAAATTGCCGTAGTTGTCCGCGCTCGTGGATCAATGGGCATTCGGGATCTCAGTGATCAGTTTGGAGTCTCCGAGGCCACGATTCGGCGCGATCTTAAGGCGCTCGACGACGGAGGTGTCGTTGTCCGAACCCATGGCGGCGTTTTGGTCAACTCAAACGTCATGGTCGATCTTCCAAACGAAGAGCGAAAGTCGGTCGGCGCCGAAGAAAAGCGTCGTATCGGCGCAGCCGCCATAGAAATGCTTTCTGGCGACGAGGTGGTCTTTCTGGATGCCGGAACGACTGCTCATGCGGTTGCAGCCCATGCCCACAAGAAGCCAGGATGCAATTATGTCACCACCTCTCTTGGCGTTGCCAATCAGTTACAAGCGCAAGGGATTTCCAATTTTTACATGATCGGAGGGGCGTACCAGCCGGTGAACGACTCCTTTACCGGTACGCTCGCAATCTCTGCACTGAGAGGCCTTTCATTCGACATAGCCTTTTTGTGCTGTTCAGCGGTCGACGTACATAAGAGCTCGATCAGCGTCGCCAGCGAAGCCTATTCTCAGGTTCAGAAAGAAGTCATCCTGAACAGCCGAAGGCGTTTTGTGGTGGCTGACAGCAGCAAATTCAAATCCAATGCTTTCATGCGCACGGCGCGGTTCGATGAAATTTCCGGCATCATCACCAACGTCGAACTGGATGAGGCTACGGCTGCCCAGGTAACGCAGGCAAATCTGGAGCTCCTGTTAGTATGA
- a CDS encoding substrate-binding domain-containing protein, protein MPVGAAQAEKTFFWVSHGSPADPVWTYFLDGAKQWGEDTGNNVNTSFHSGDVPSHQEAIRAAIASGADGIVTSSPDPGSLVEVAKEANDAGIPIINMNTPDPSASFDAYVGGDLVVYGRSWAQYLVDNDLVKEGDFVWMPVEVPGATYGVQEEEGIASVFEPMNITWEVTDATLDQGEIITRMTDYMTANGDKIDAIIGLGDLVTGSVRRVFDQVGVKAGDIPVVGWGNSLDTTQSVLAGYVNAAQWQDPQATSYVALSLAAMAASGIPPGFDIITGALYEKDTAQVYDDVLSGN, encoded by the coding sequence ATGCCCGTTGGTGCAGCCCAGGCCGAGAAAACCTTTTTCTGGGTTTCGCATGGCTCACCGGCTGATCCGGTATGGACTTATTTTCTGGATGGCGCCAAGCAATGGGGCGAGGACACTGGCAACAATGTTAATACGTCGTTCCACAGTGGCGATGTGCCATCTCACCAGGAAGCAATCCGTGCCGCCATCGCAAGTGGCGCAGATGGCATTGTGACCTCAAGTCCTGATCCAGGCAGTCTGGTAGAAGTGGCAAAAGAAGCCAACGATGCCGGTATCCCGATCATCAACATGAATACACCTGACCCATCAGCCAGCTTTGACGCCTATGTAGGCGGCGATCTGGTGGTTTACGGACGCAGCTGGGCTCAATACCTCGTTGACAATGATTTGGTCAAAGAAGGCGACTTTGTCTGGATGCCTGTTGAAGTACCTGGTGCGACATATGGTGTTCAGGAAGAAGAGGGCATTGCCAGCGTCTTTGAGCCAATGAACATCACTTGGGAAGTCACCGATGCGACGCTTGACCAAGGTGAAATCATCACACGCATGACTGACTACATGACAGCCAATGGCGATAAGATTGATGCGATCATCGGTCTTGGCGATTTGGTGACCGGATCAGTGCGCCGGGTCTTTGACCAGGTTGGCGTCAAAGCCGGCGACATTCCAGTTGTGGGTTGGGGCAATTCGCTTGATACCACGCAGTCTGTGCTTGCTGGATATGTGAATGCTGCGCAATGGCAGGATCCTCAGGCAACAAGTTATGTGGCCCTTTCATTGGCAGCCATGGCCGCCAGTGGCATTCCTCCTGGCTTTGATATCATCACAGGTGCGCTGTACGAGAAAGACACAGCACAGGTCTATGATGACGTCCTGAGCGGGAACTAA